A window of the Gemmatimonadota bacterium genome harbors these coding sequences:
- a CDS encoding DUF2399 domain-containing protein translates to MYAARPLVLELTGGEIWSKSDYFTQTILKDYLALYNPDFKIVWDARGSLNEPHTGKSIPLGGRAVMNYIDSWCSDFDVAPTFDPQALIATKGPGLRYNTALWIEKEGFAPILEDAGIDKRYDMTIMSTKGMTVKAAVEVAQHLENEGVRILVAHDFDKSGFEIVNTIRRGTRLLHGGADVVDLGLRLEDIEGLESEPVSYKQKKDPQKSLYDCGATQEEADFLVSGNPWYGHWTGQRVELNAMTSDQLIDWLEKKLTEHEVEKVVPSENVLALGYQRAVVRLSVADLIEEFTDNMDDVAVVDDLDTRVRKHLEEHPEQTWERALAAIAEGERTDAA, encoded by the coding sequence ATGTACGCCGCGCGACCGCTCGTCCTCGAGTTGACCGGAGGCGAGATCTGGTCAAAAAGCGACTACTTCACTCAGACGATCCTCAAGGACTATCTCGCGTTGTACAACCCGGACTTCAAGATTGTCTGGGATGCCCGCGGGAGCCTCAACGAGCCCCACACCGGCAAGTCGATTCCCCTCGGTGGTCGGGCGGTCATGAACTACATCGACAGCTGGTGCTCGGACTTCGATGTCGCCCCCACCTTCGATCCCCAGGCATTGATAGCGACGAAGGGACCGGGGCTCAGGTACAACACAGCGCTCTGGATCGAGAAGGAGGGGTTCGCCCCGATCCTGGAGGATGCCGGTATCGACAAGCGTTACGACATGACGATCATGTCGACCAAGGGCATGACGGTGAAGGCTGCGGTCGAAGTCGCGCAGCACCTCGAAAACGAAGGCGTCCGCATCCTCGTGGCCCACGACTTCGACAAGAGCGGCTTCGAGATCGTGAACACGATCCGACGCGGTACTCGTCTACTCCATGGCGGCGCCGATGTCGTAGACCTCGGTCTGCGTCTCGAGGATATCGAGGGCCTCGAGTCGGAACCGGTGTCGTACAAGCAGAAGAAAGACCCCCAAAAGAGTTTATACGACTGTGGTGCCACCCAAGAGGAGGCCGACTTCCTCGTGTCCGGCAACCCGTGGTATGGCCACTGGACGGGTCAGCGTGTCGAGCTCAACGCCATGACGTCGGACCAGTTGATCGACTGGCTAGAAAAAAAGCTGACCGAGCACGAGGTCGAGAAGGTCGTGCCATCGGAGAACGTCTTGGCGCTGGGCTACCAACGTGCTGTCGTTCGCCTCAGCGTAGCGGACCTAATCGAGGAGTTCACCGACAACATGGACGACGTCGCAGTCGTGGACGATCTCGACACCCGTGTACGCAAACACCTAGAAGAGCATCCCGAGCAGACATGGGAACGGGCACTAGCGGCTATCGCGGAGGGCGAGCGCACAGACGCCGCATGA